One stretch of Zhihengliuella flava DNA includes these proteins:
- the glgA gene encoding glycogen synthase codes for MRVEIVTKEFPPTIYGGAGVHVAELTRVLASRVDVRVRAFGDPRPEDFHGARVSSYGVPPELSGANAAVQTLGTDLTMLSDLAGADVVHSHTWYANMAGHLGGLLHALPHVVSAHSLEPLRPWKAEQLGGGYALSSWAEATAYDGAAAIIAVSAGMRDDILRSYPDVDPGKVHVVHNGVDVEVWQPQEGTGALLQHGIDPDARTVTFVGRVTRQKGLPYLLRAAAFLPEDVQLVLCAGAADTAELAAEVDALIAGLRKSRGNVVVIDQMLPRQQVMEILSHSTVFACPSIYEPLGIVNLEAMACSTAVVATATGGIPEVVSDGETGYLVPIDQATDGRGIPLDQDQFVGDFADALLRVLDDPAHAQELGAAGRRRAAEHFSWEAIADRTLEVYRAAQAAYSAR; via the coding sequence GTGCGAGTAGAGATTGTTACCAAGGAATTCCCTCCAACAATTTATGGTGGCGCCGGCGTCCACGTGGCGGAGTTGACGCGTGTGTTGGCGTCCCGTGTCGACGTCCGGGTCCGCGCCTTCGGTGATCCGCGACCTGAGGACTTTCACGGGGCGCGCGTTAGCAGCTACGGCGTGCCACCGGAGCTGAGCGGCGCTAACGCCGCGGTGCAAACACTCGGCACCGACCTGACGATGCTCAGCGATCTCGCCGGGGCCGACGTCGTCCATTCCCACACGTGGTATGCCAACATGGCCGGCCACCTCGGGGGCCTGCTGCATGCCCTGCCGCACGTGGTGAGCGCCCACTCGCTTGAGCCGTTACGTCCGTGGAAGGCCGAGCAATTGGGTGGTGGGTACGCCCTGAGTTCGTGGGCCGAGGCCACAGCGTACGACGGCGCAGCCGCCATTATTGCCGTATCCGCCGGCATGCGGGATGACATTCTTCGCTCCTACCCGGACGTTGACCCGGGCAAAGTGCACGTGGTGCATAACGGCGTCGACGTCGAGGTGTGGCAGCCGCAGGAAGGCACGGGCGCGTTGCTCCAACACGGCATCGACCCCGACGCGCGCACGGTGACCTTCGTGGGGCGCGTGACGCGGCAGAAAGGTCTGCCCTATCTGCTGCGCGCTGCCGCCTTCCTCCCCGAGGACGTGCAATTGGTGCTCTGTGCGGGGGCGGCAGACACGGCAGAGCTGGCCGCGGAGGTCGACGCGCTCATCGCGGGGCTCCGGAAGAGCCGCGGCAATGTGGTGGTCATTGATCAGATGTTGCCCCGGCAGCAGGTCATGGAAATCCTCTCTCACTCCACCGTTTTTGCGTGCCCCTCGATCTACGAACCCCTCGGCATCGTCAACCTCGAGGCGATGGCCTGCTCCACCGCCGTGGTGGCCACGGCCACGGGAGGCATCCCGGAAGTGGTGAGCGACGGTGAGACGGGATATCTGGTGCCCATTGACCAAGCCACCGACGGGCGGGGGATCCCGCTCGACCAGGACCAGTTCGTGGGCGATTTTGCCGATGCCCTGCTGCGGGTCCTCGACGACCCGGCCCACGCGCAAGAGTTGGGCGCAGCCGGGCGGCGGCGCGCGGCCGAGCACTTCTCGTGGGAAGCGATCGCTGATCGCACCCTCGAGGTGTACCGGGCCGCGCAGGCCGCCTACAGCGCCCGCTAG
- a CDS encoding acyl-CoA dehydrogenase family protein: protein MSEELPTSATASPRVDVAALGEHLLGRWADVRRTARELAADERVWKREGQSMDQHRERVLDQLGFLVEQKAVHRAFPRHLGGEDQHGGNIAGFEELVVADPSLQIKAGVQWGLFGAAVLHLGTQQHHDAWLPDIMSLKTPGAFAMTEIGHGSDVASIATTASYDPQTEEFVIHTPFRAAWKDYLGNAGVHGIAAVVFAQLMTGGVNHGVHAFYVPIRDEKGFLPGVGGEDDGLKGGLNGIDNGRLHFDHVRIPRSNLLNRYGDVAADGTYSSPIESPGRRFFTMLGTLVQGRVSLDGAATAASKVALQIAVTYANERRQFNASSDTTEEVLLDYQRHQRRLIPRIAKTYAMSFAHEELLEKFDEVFSGESNDDARQDLETLAAALKPLSTWNALDILQECREACGGAGFITKNRFTSLRADLDVYVTFEGDNNVLLQLVAKRLLADYADEFRKLDAGALTRYVVRRAEGVALNQSGLRQLAQTWTDAGSEKRSANFLKDPQTQRNLLVERVRTMVADVAGELRGAARLPQDQAAAVFNAHQDEVIAAARAHAELLQWEAFNRQVEALDDPGTRSVLAWLRDVFGLTLIEENLGWYLMNGLLSGQRARTLGPYINRLLDRLREHAQDLVNAFGYTKDHLRAEIATGIEAERQQEAMEYYRLLRASAHAPIDEKVLRARMKAAAGASR from the coding sequence ATGAGTGAAGAACTCCCCACCTCTGCGACCGCCTCACCGCGCGTCGACGTCGCGGCTCTCGGAGAACACCTCCTCGGGCGCTGGGCTGACGTCCGGCGAACAGCCCGCGAGCTCGCGGCCGACGAACGCGTGTGGAAACGCGAGGGCCAATCCATGGACCAGCATCGGGAGCGGGTGCTGGACCAGCTCGGCTTCCTCGTCGAGCAAAAGGCCGTGCACCGGGCCTTCCCGCGGCACCTCGGCGGCGAGGACCAACACGGCGGCAACATCGCCGGCTTCGAAGAGCTCGTGGTGGCCGATCCATCGTTGCAAATTAAGGCCGGGGTCCAGTGGGGGCTGTTCGGCGCCGCTGTACTCCACCTCGGCACGCAGCAACACCACGATGCCTGGCTGCCCGACATCATGAGCCTGAAGACTCCCGGAGCTTTTGCCATGACCGAAATCGGTCACGGGTCGGACGTCGCATCGATCGCCACGACGGCGTCCTACGATCCTCAGACCGAGGAATTCGTCATTCATACGCCGTTCCGCGCCGCATGGAAGGACTACCTCGGCAACGCCGGCGTGCACGGGATTGCGGCCGTCGTCTTCGCGCAGCTCATGACGGGTGGCGTCAATCACGGCGTGCACGCGTTTTACGTTCCGATCCGCGATGAGAAGGGCTTCCTGCCCGGCGTGGGCGGCGAAGATGATGGGCTCAAGGGCGGGCTTAACGGCATCGACAACGGTCGACTGCACTTTGATCACGTGCGGATCCCGCGCAGCAACCTCCTCAATCGCTACGGCGATGTGGCCGCCGACGGCACATACAGCTCCCCCATCGAAAGCCCCGGCCGCCGATTCTTCACGATGCTTGGCACGCTGGTTCAGGGCCGGGTCTCCCTCGATGGAGCGGCCACCGCCGCCTCCAAGGTCGCCCTGCAGATCGCGGTGACGTACGCCAACGAGCGCCGCCAATTTAATGCCTCCTCCGACACGACCGAAGAGGTTCTGCTGGACTACCAACGCCACCAGCGCCGGCTCATTCCGCGGATCGCCAAGACCTATGCCATGAGTTTTGCGCACGAGGAGCTGTTGGAGAAGTTTGACGAGGTCTTCTCCGGCGAGTCGAACGACGACGCTCGGCAGGATCTCGAGACGCTCGCGGCCGCGCTGAAACCGCTCTCGACGTGGAACGCGCTGGACATCCTGCAGGAATGCCGCGAAGCGTGTGGCGGCGCCGGGTTCATCACCAAGAATCGCTTCACGTCGCTGCGTGCTGACTTGGACGTTTACGTCACCTTCGAGGGGGACAACAATGTTCTGCTGCAGTTAGTGGCCAAGCGCCTCCTCGCCGACTACGCGGACGAGTTCCGCAAGCTCGACGCCGGTGCACTGACACGGTACGTCGTGCGTCGGGCCGAGGGCGTCGCCCTGAACCAGTCCGGCTTGCGCCAGCTCGCCCAGACGTGGACCGATGCCGGCAGCGAGAAGCGCAGCGCCAACTTCCTCAAGGACCCGCAAACTCAGCGAAACCTGCTGGTGGAGCGCGTGCGCACTATGGTCGCCGACGTCGCCGGTGAACTGCGCGGAGCCGCCCGACTGCCTCAGGATCAGGCCGCGGCCGTCTTCAACGCCCACCAAGATGAGGTGATTGCGGCCGCGCGCGCCCACGCGGAACTCCTCCAATGGGAGGCCTTTAACCGCCAGGTTGAAGCTCTCGATGACCCGGGGACCCGATCGGTTCTCGCCTGGCTCCGGGACGTCTTCGGTTTGACGCTCATCGAGGAAAACCTGGGCTGGTACCTCATGAACGGCTTGCTGTCGGGCCAGCGCGCGCGCACCCTGGGTCCCTACATCAACCGGCTGTTGGACCGTCTGCGTGAGCACGCCCAGGACCTGGTCAATGCGTTCGGCTATACGAAAGATCACCTGCGCGCCGAGATCGCCACGGGCATCGAGGCCGAGCGTCAGCAGGAAGCCATGGAGTACTACCGCTTGCTTCGCGCCTCCGCCCATGCGCCCATCGATGAGAAAGTCCTGCGCGCACGGATGAAGGCGGCGGCCGGCGCGTCTCGCTAG
- a CDS encoding TetR/AcrR family transcriptional regulator, whose amino-acid sequence MNLDTSTSGSPETDGRSARWDAHREARRLELLRHARKAIHRLGPSASMDDVAAAAGTSKSVFYRYFGDKSGLRRAMGRIVVEHMREHVLEPARLARNEEEGLRGMVAAYLTMAERSPNVYFFVTAIDHDPLQAVQEDDDEPLDAFFRDITVMMADSLTDYQARAHPDRAESRRADMLWPQASIGMVRAAGEAWLRLPDGPTKVAREDLTNTITGWLVHGIRHTETKGSTHE is encoded by the coding sequence GTGAACTTGGACACTAGCACTTCAGGCTCCCCGGAGACCGATGGCCGCTCGGCACGCTGGGACGCGCACCGCGAGGCTCGGAGGCTCGAGCTGCTTCGGCACGCCCGTAAAGCCATCCACCGGCTGGGTCCCAGCGCGTCCATGGACGATGTCGCGGCCGCCGCGGGAACCAGCAAGTCGGTGTTTTACCGCTACTTCGGCGATAAGTCTGGATTGCGCCGTGCCATGGGACGGATCGTCGTCGAACACATGCGTGAGCACGTCCTCGAACCCGCCCGATTGGCTCGGAACGAAGAAGAAGGCTTGCGGGGCATGGTGGCGGCCTATCTGACGATGGCCGAGCGGTCCCCCAACGTCTACTTCTTTGTCACGGCGATCGACCACGACCCCTTGCAGGCTGTTCAGGAAGACGACGACGAACCACTCGACGCGTTCTTCCGGGACATCACCGTCATGATGGCCGACTCCCTGACGGACTACCAGGCGCGGGCACATCCGGACCGGGCTGAGAGCCGACGAGCCGACATGCTGTGGCCCCAAGCGTCCATCGGCATGGTTCGTGCCGCCGGTGAGGCCTGGCTGCGACTACCTGACGGCCCCACCAAAGTGGCGCGCGAAGACCTCACCAACACCATTACTGGCTGGCTTGTGCACGGCATACGCCACACTGAGACGAAAGGCTCGACCCATGAGTGA
- a CDS encoding acetyl-CoA C-acetyltransferase: MAESTTSGSAASGGVRPAVVIGGNRIPFARSHGAYAAASNQDMLTAALDGLVARFGLQGERIGAVSAGAVLKHSRDFNLVRESVLGTALDPATPAYDVQMACATGMESIGSLANKIKLGQIDSAIGGGVDTTSDAPIAVSEGLRRTLLKLSRARTTKQRLAALSGFRPKDLAPEAPGTGEPRTGLSMGEHQALTTAAWGISRQEQDELALRSHQNLAAAYERNFFDDLITGYRGLSRDNNMRPDTTAEKLAGLKPAFGRDLGDRATMTAGNSTPLTDGASSVLLGSEEFAETHGLPMLANFVDFESASVDFVRGAEGLLMAPAYAAPRLLARHGLSLQDFDFYEIHEAFAGTVLSTLAAWEDEDFCRNKLGLDAPLGAIDRTKLNVAGSSLAAGHPFAATGGRIVATLAKLLAEKGSGRGLISVCAAGGQGVVAILEAR; this comes from the coding sequence ATGGCTGAATCCACGACGTCCGGCTCCGCCGCGTCCGGCGGCGTCCGTCCCGCCGTCGTCATCGGCGGTAACCGGATCCCGTTCGCTCGTTCCCACGGGGCCTATGCTGCTGCCTCAAATCAGGACATGCTCACGGCCGCCCTCGACGGGCTGGTGGCACGATTTGGCCTGCAGGGAGAGCGCATCGGGGCCGTCTCCGCAGGTGCGGTGCTCAAGCACAGTCGCGACTTCAATCTGGTCCGGGAGTCTGTGCTCGGCACAGCACTCGATCCGGCGACGCCCGCCTACGACGTCCAGATGGCCTGTGCCACCGGGATGGAATCGATTGGATCGCTGGCGAACAAGATCAAGTTGGGGCAAATCGATTCGGCGATCGGTGGCGGCGTCGATACGACGTCGGACGCACCCATTGCGGTCAGTGAGGGCTTGCGCCGCACTTTGCTGAAGCTCAGCCGCGCTCGGACGACGAAGCAGCGCCTGGCGGCGCTGTCCGGCTTCCGCCCCAAAGATCTCGCCCCAGAGGCGCCCGGGACCGGTGAGCCGCGCACGGGGCTGTCCATGGGTGAGCATCAGGCTCTGACGACCGCGGCATGGGGGATTTCGCGGCAAGAGCAGGACGAGTTGGCGCTCCGGAGCCACCAGAATCTTGCTGCCGCGTACGAGCGCAATTTCTTTGACGATCTCATCACGGGCTACCGCGGATTGAGCCGGGACAACAACATGCGGCCGGACACCACGGCCGAGAAACTCGCGGGCCTCAAACCGGCTTTCGGCCGAGATTTGGGGGACCGGGCCACGATGACGGCGGGCAACTCCACCCCGTTGACTGATGGGGCGTCCTCCGTTTTGCTCGGCTCGGAAGAATTCGCCGAAACTCACGGTCTGCCCATGTTGGCCAACTTCGTGGACTTCGAATCCGCGTCGGTGGACTTCGTCCGGGGTGCGGAGGGTCTGCTCATGGCGCCCGCGTATGCGGCCCCGCGCCTGCTGGCCCGCCACGGGCTGTCTCTTCAGGACTTCGACTTCTATGAGATTCACGAGGCCTTTGCCGGCACGGTGCTCTCGACCCTCGCTGCGTGGGAGGACGAGGACTTCTGCCGCAACAAGTTGGGCCTCGACGCTCCGCTGGGAGCTATTGATCGCACGAAGCTCAACGTGGCCGGATCCTCTCTGGCGGCCGGCCACCCGTTCGCGGCAACCGGTGGCCGCATCGTGGCTACGCTGGCCAAGCTTCTCGCCGAGAAGGGTTCGGGGCGCGGCCTCATTTCGGTGTGCGCCGCCGGTGGCCAAGGCGTTGTCGCCATTCTGGAGGCACGATGA
- a CDS encoding 3-oxoacyl-ACP reductase, with the protein MTNQYQTLVNQGLGRRLARQLGLPRPPHLRRYRQGQPLVPGPVVVLGSGTSAQPLADVLLAWGLDVVRHLSPGRTAGAAVVALDDVAHPSDLSEVALELGAVVKSLAPGGRVVSFSRPVVDGLEPEVAAARHAVDGMMRSLGRELRGGATSNGVLLRDGLDVEAPSAQAALRFLLSGRSAYVDGQFIEISDQRGELPDDWDQPLAGKVAVVTGAARGIGAAIARTLSRDGAQVVCVDVPAAGSALATVANDVQGTALQLDVTRPDAGHLIIQHARQRHGGLDIVVHNAGITRDKLLANMDAARWNSVLAVNLESQLRMNDAFLTAGLQNLRVVSLASTSGIAGNRGQTNYAASKGGVMGMVAASRRDFAELGGGINAVAPGFIETEMTAKVPLATRAVARMIMPSLMQGGLPEDVAEAIGFLASGSAGGINGGTLRVCGQSLIGR; encoded by the coding sequence ATGACCAATCAGTACCAGACACTTGTCAACCAAGGGTTAGGCCGTCGTTTGGCCCGGCAGCTGGGCCTACCTCGACCGCCTCACCTGCGCCGGTATCGTCAGGGCCAACCCCTCGTCCCAGGGCCCGTGGTGGTGCTCGGCTCGGGCACGTCAGCGCAGCCATTGGCGGATGTATTGCTCGCGTGGGGGCTCGACGTCGTCCGTCATCTGTCGCCAGGACGCACGGCAGGTGCCGCCGTCGTGGCCTTGGATGACGTCGCCCACCCCAGCGACCTGTCCGAGGTCGCGCTGGAGCTCGGCGCCGTCGTGAAGTCGCTTGCCCCGGGCGGTCGCGTCGTCTCGTTCTCCCGCCCCGTCGTGGATGGGCTCGAGCCGGAGGTGGCCGCCGCTCGCCACGCGGTCGACGGGATGATGCGGTCTTTGGGCCGCGAGTTGCGCGGTGGGGCAACATCCAACGGGGTGCTCCTGCGGGATGGGCTCGATGTCGAGGCGCCCTCGGCGCAGGCAGCACTGCGCTTCCTGCTCTCCGGACGGAGCGCGTATGTCGATGGCCAATTTATCGAGATCAGTGATCAGCGCGGAGAATTGCCGGACGACTGGGACCAGCCCCTCGCCGGGAAGGTCGCCGTCGTCACCGGAGCAGCGCGGGGGATCGGCGCCGCCATCGCCCGCACTCTATCGCGGGATGGTGCGCAGGTCGTTTGCGTCGACGTCCCCGCGGCTGGCAGCGCCTTGGCCACCGTGGCGAATGACGTGCAGGGGACCGCGCTGCAGCTCGATGTGACGCGTCCTGATGCCGGACACCTGATCATCCAACACGCCCGTCAGCGCCACGGTGGGCTAGACATCGTCGTGCACAACGCGGGCATCACCCGGGACAAACTGCTCGCCAACATGGATGCCGCGCGCTGGAACTCCGTTCTGGCGGTGAACCTAGAATCCCAGCTCCGCATGAACGACGCCTTCCTCACGGCTGGCCTGCAGAACCTTCGGGTCGTCTCCCTCGCCTCGACGAGCGGCATTGCCGGCAACCGTGGCCAGACGAACTACGCCGCCTCCAAGGGCGGTGTCATGGGTATGGTCGCCGCGTCACGCCGGGACTTCGCCGAGCTCGGTGGCGGCATCAATGCGGTCGCACCCGGTTTCATCGAGACCGAGATGACCGCAAAAGTGCCGTTAGCGACGCGCGCTGTGGCCCGAATGATCATGCCGTCGCTGATGCAAGGCGGACTGCCCGAGGACGTCGCGGAAGCGATCGGGTTCCTTGCTTCGGGATCCGCCGGCGGGATCAACGGCGGCACGCTCCGCGTGTGCGGCCAGAGCCTGATTGGGCGGTGA
- a CDS encoding MaoC family dehydratase, which translates to MDVDRDQLTRYQRLMGDTVRDELPSVFVHGLAFPVAMSVMVRADFPLPLLGMVHLRNHVEHRRVIDPAESLSITAWAEGLDAHYAGLTVDVVAEVSAGDEVVWRGVSTYLAKGHQLDGVVRPDRPERPDWQPPAKTGLWRLGTDTGRQYARVLGDWNPIHLTAASAKMLGLKRHIVHGMYAAGRALTVAVPRVVSDGGGYDWDIDFVAPVFLPGTVQFSAATASPEASTGDTVEFAGWKRGADRPHFVGSVTPR; encoded by the coding sequence GTGGACGTCGATCGTGACCAACTCACGCGGTATCAACGGCTGATGGGAGACACGGTCCGGGACGAATTGCCGTCGGTGTTCGTGCACGGACTGGCCTTTCCGGTCGCGATGAGCGTGATGGTCCGCGCCGATTTTCCCTTGCCGCTCCTCGGCATGGTCCACTTGCGCAATCACGTGGAACATCGGCGCGTGATCGATCCGGCGGAATCGCTGTCCATCACTGCGTGGGCCGAAGGCCTCGACGCCCACTACGCGGGGCTGACCGTTGACGTCGTGGCCGAGGTGAGCGCCGGTGACGAGGTCGTGTGGCGGGGAGTGTCGACCTACCTGGCCAAGGGACATCAGCTTGACGGGGTGGTTCGGCCCGATCGCCCGGAGCGCCCCGACTGGCAGCCGCCAGCGAAGACGGGTCTGTGGCGCCTCGGGACGGATACCGGGCGCCAATACGCTCGCGTCCTCGGTGACTGGAACCCAATTCACCTCACCGCGGCCTCGGCCAAAATGCTGGGACTCAAGCGGCACATCGTGCACGGTATGTATGCGGCCGGCCGGGCGCTCACCGTGGCGGTGCCGCGAGTCGTCTCGGATGGAGGCGGGTATGACTGGGACATTGACTTCGTGGCGCCCGTCTTCCTGCCGGGGACCGTGCAGTTCTCGGCAGCCACCGCCTCACCAGAAGCGAGCACGGGCGACACTGTCGAGTTCGCGGGCTGGAAGCGTGGCGCTGACCGCCCACACTTTGTCGGCTCCGTCACCCCGCGCTGA
- a CDS encoding glycosyltransferase — protein MMPLTESAATRSPHGIHRVAVLSLHTSPLEQPGAGDAGGMNVYVAHLCRQLRELGMAVDVFTRVPASQPARSVTATPGVAQPHVIVHHLPAGPDSATKDDLYRFVPEISQQIRDFYRGRPTPDAIHSHYWISGLAGLEVRRDLGAPLIHTMHTLARVKMRDDPSAREPAVRVRAEDRLAAEADVLTANTSTECAELHELYHAPSGRVAVVPPGVDRTVFTPHGPSRWLPSHERWKVHAGRHSAPQPPLRIVFAGRLQPLKGPQLLLEALSVAARMAPQERFEVALIGHPSGAHTLRMDRLLPGPTGPVRAELIPPVPATELAAWFRGADLVAVPSFSESFGLVAAEAQACGTPVLANRVGGLKHVVDDGATGQLLTGQSAVQWARWLVEVARDRSRLQLWGKQAALHAHRFDWAASARELARLYRVPKLEPCTA, from the coding sequence ATGATGCCGCTCACTGAGTCTGCGGCGACGCGGAGCCCGCACGGGATACACCGCGTTGCTGTCCTCAGCCTGCACACCTCTCCGCTGGAGCAGCCCGGCGCCGGCGACGCGGGTGGAATGAACGTCTACGTCGCTCACCTATGCCGGCAGTTGCGCGAGCTCGGGATGGCCGTCGACGTCTTTACCCGCGTCCCGGCGTCACAACCGGCCCGCAGCGTGACGGCGACACCCGGAGTAGCCCAGCCGCACGTCATCGTGCACCACCTGCCCGCTGGACCGGACTCAGCAACGAAGGATGACCTGTACCGCTTCGTTCCGGAAATATCGCAACAGATCCGCGATTTTTACCGTGGACGTCCCACCCCAGACGCGATCCATAGCCACTACTGGATTTCCGGCCTCGCGGGCCTCGAGGTGCGGCGCGATTTAGGCGCCCCGCTGATTCACACCATGCATACGTTGGCTCGCGTGAAGATGCGCGATGATCCCAGCGCGCGTGAGCCGGCCGTCCGGGTCCGCGCCGAGGATCGACTCGCTGCCGAAGCTGACGTTCTCACCGCGAATACCTCCACGGAATGTGCTGAGCTCCACGAGCTGTACCACGCGCCCTCCGGGCGGGTAGCGGTGGTGCCCCCGGGAGTTGACCGCACCGTGTTCACCCCCCACGGCCCCTCCCGCTGGCTACCAAGCCACGAGAGATGGAAGGTGCATGCGGGCCGGCACTCCGCACCGCAGCCCCCACTACGGATCGTTTTCGCCGGGCGTCTGCAGCCGCTCAAGGGGCCGCAATTACTCCTGGAGGCCCTCTCTGTGGCCGCGCGGATGGCGCCGCAGGAGCGCTTTGAAGTGGCCTTGATCGGACACCCATCCGGTGCTCACACACTGCGGATGGACCGCTTGCTTCCGGGCCCCACCGGGCCCGTGCGGGCCGAACTGATCCCCCCTGTTCCTGCGACGGAACTTGCGGCTTGGTTTCGCGGAGCCGATCTGGTGGCCGTGCCCTCCTTCAGCGAGTCCTTCGGTCTGGTCGCCGCGGAAGCCCAGGCCTGCGGGACGCCCGTGCTCGCGAATCGGGTCGGTGGCCTCAAACACGTGGTCGACGACGGCGCCACCGGCCAGCTGCTGACCGGGCAATCGGCCGTGCAGTGGGCACGCTGGCTTGTCGAGGTGGCCCGGGATCGGTCCCGTCTTCAGCTCTGGGGCAAGCAGGCCGCGCTGCACGCCCATCGGTTCGACTGGGCGGCCTCGGCGCGCGAACTCGCGCGGCTCTATCGGGTGCCAAAACTGGAGCCGTGCACCGCGTAA
- the wecB gene encoding non-hydrolyzing UDP-N-acetylglucosamine 2-epimerase has product MPIYGTRPEAIKMAPIVKALEASELFDSTVVVTGQHREMLDQVNELFGITPDEDLNIMQPNQTLNSVMTRTIDGLDALFRQNKPAAVIVQGDTTTSTAGAIAAFYHGIPVVHAEAGLRSFNLFSPFPEEANRKMTSQITSLHLAPTSVSKSNLLTENTPAEDIVVTGNTVIDALLTTVDKQVPFSDPALEELATSGRKVLLVTTHRRENQGGAMEGVGRALARIARAEPDLTIVLPAHKNPVVREAVLPALEGLENVVVTEPLAYGEFTRMLSVAHVVLTDSGGVQEEAPSLGKPVLVMRENTERPEAVTAGTVRLIGTDEERIYTEVEELLHHAEHYAAMANAVNPYGDGRAAERTVAAIAELLGIGQRIDEFTQ; this is encoded by the coding sequence ATGCCGATTTACGGCACTCGCCCCGAGGCCATCAAGATGGCTCCCATCGTCAAGGCGCTCGAGGCCTCCGAACTGTTTGACTCCACCGTGGTGGTGACGGGACAGCACCGCGAGATGCTGGACCAGGTCAATGAGTTGTTCGGCATCACGCCGGATGAAGACCTCAACATCATGCAACCGAACCAGACACTCAATTCGGTCATGACGCGCACCATCGACGGCTTGGACGCCTTGTTCCGCCAGAACAAACCAGCGGCCGTCATCGTCCAAGGAGATACGACGACGTCGACCGCCGGGGCCATCGCAGCGTTCTACCACGGCATCCCCGTGGTACATGCGGAAGCAGGTCTTCGCAGCTTCAACCTCTTCTCTCCCTTCCCGGAAGAGGCGAACCGCAAGATGACCTCGCAGATCACCAGCCTTCATCTCGCGCCGACCTCGGTAAGCAAGAGCAACCTCCTGACGGAGAACACTCCTGCGGAGGACATCGTGGTCACGGGCAATACGGTGATTGATGCACTGCTGACGACCGTGGACAAGCAGGTCCCATTCTCCGATCCGGCACTGGAGGAGCTGGCCACCTCGGGGCGGAAGGTTCTTCTCGTGACGACTCACCGCCGCGAGAACCAGGGCGGCGCCATGGAGGGCGTCGGCCGCGCGTTGGCGCGCATCGCGCGCGCGGAGCCAGACCTGACCATCGTGTTGCCGGCCCACAAGAACCCGGTGGTGCGTGAGGCCGTCCTCCCCGCGCTGGAGGGCCTCGAGAACGTCGTCGTCACCGAGCCGTTGGCCTACGGCGAGTTCACGCGCATGCTGTCGGTCGCACATGTTGTCCTGACCGATTCCGGCGGCGTTCAGGAGGAAGCCCCGAGCCTCGGCAAGCCGGTTTTGGTCATGCGTGAGAACACGGAACGCCCCGAGGCCGTGACCGCCGGAACTGTTCGCCTCATCGGCACCGATGAAGAGCGCATCTACACCGAGGTAGAAGAACTCCTGCATCACGCAGAGCACTACGCGGCGATGGCCAACGCCGTCAATCCCTACGGCGACGGACGAGCTGCCGAGCGGACGGTGGCGGCCATCGCGGAGTTGCTGGGCATCGGTCAGCGCATCGACGAATTCACCCAATAG